The Geothrix sp. DNA segment CGGCTTCGCGGGCGCTGTCGGCCAGCGCCTTGACGCGGCCGTGGTAGACGTAGCCGTTCCGGTCGAACACCACCGAGGTGATGCCCTTCTCCTTCAGGCGGGCAGCGATGCTGGCGCCGACGGCCTTGGCGGCCTCGATGTTCGCGCCGTTCTTCAGCGAAGCGCGCAGGTCCTTCTCGAGGCTGCTCGCGGACGCCAGGGTGATGCCCTTGGTGTCGTCCACCGCCTGCACGTAGATGCGCTTCAGGCTCTTGTAGATGGTGAGGCGGGGCCGCTCGGGCGTCCCGCTCACGCGGCCGCGGATGCGGGCCTTGACCTTATCTCGTCGAATCTGGATCTCGTTCGCCATGGGTTCCCCTTACTTCCCGGTCTTGCCGGCCTTGCGGCGGATGACTTCGCCGGTGTACTTGACGCCCTTGCCCTTGTAAGGCTCGGGCTTGCGGAACTTCCGGATGTCGGCGGCGACCTGGCCGACCAACTGGCGGTCGATGCCGGTCACGACGATGTGGGTGGTCTTCTCCACGGCCATCTGGATGCCCTCGGGGGCTTCGTAGTTGATGGGGTGGCTGTAGCCGAGCTCGAGCTTGAGCTTGGCGCCCTCCATGGCGGCCTTGTAGCCGACGCCGACGATGTCCAGTTCCTTCTTCCAGCCCTCGGTCACGCCGGTGACGGCGTTGCCAAGCAGGGCACGGGTCAGGCCGTGGAAGGCCCGGTTCTGGGGTTCGTCATTGACGCGGGAGAGGACAACGGAGTCGGCCTGGATGTCGAGCGTGATCCCGGCAGGGATCGGGCAGCTGAGCTTGCCCTTGGCGCCCTCGACAACGGCCTCGGACCCGGCGACTGTGACCTTCACGCCCTTGGGCAGCGTCACGGGCTTCTTTCCGATTCGAGACATGGGTGATTCCTTAGATGAGGGCGGAGGCTCCGCCCATTTCAGGATGGGTTACCAGACGTGGGCGAGGACTTCGCCGCCGACGTTCTGCTTCTTGGCGTCCTTGCCCGTCAGGAGACCCTTCGGGGTGGACAGGATGGCAATGCCGAGGCCGCCGTGGACGTCCGTGATGTCCTGGGCGCCGGTGTAGATGCGCAGGCCGGGACGGGACACGCGGCGCAGGCCGTGGATCACGTTCTCCTTGTCCTTCACGTACTTCAGGTTGACGATGAGGTACTCGCGGCCCTCATGCTCGACCTGCTTGAAGGAGTGGATGTAGCCCTCCTGCTTCAAGATGCCGCAAAGGCCGGCCTTGATCTTGGAGGCGGGAACGACCACGGCATCGTGACCGGCCATGATGCCGTTGCGGATGCGGGTGAGGTAATCAGCGATGGGATCGGTATTCATGGGTCCCCTCTCCTACCAGCTGCTCTTCTGGACGCCCGGCAGCTCGCCATTGAGGGCGAACTTGCGGAAGCACAGACGGCAAAGTTCAAACTTGCGCATGTAGCCCCGGGGCCGGCCGCAGCACTTGCAACGATTGCGGTGCTGGGTCGAGAACTTCGGCTTGCGCGAATCCTTGACGATCTTGGAAATCTTGGCCATCGGTATGATCTCCTTGGCTATTTGCGGAAGGGCATACCGAGGTGGGCCAGCAGGGCCCGCGCTTCGGCGTCGTTGGCGGCGGTGGTCACGAACGTGATGTTCATGCCCTTCATCTTGTCCACCTTGGAGTAGTCGATCTCCTGGAAGATCAGCTGGTCCTTGAGGCCCAGGGTGTAGTTGCCGCGGCCATCGAAGGACTTGGTGGGCACGCCGCGGAAGTCGCGGACGCGGGGCAGGGACAGGGTCACCAGGCGGTCGAAGAACTCCCACATGCGGGGACCGCGCAGGGTCACCATGCAGGCGATGGGCATGCCGGCGCGCAGCTTGAACTGGGCGACGCTCTTCTTGGCCTTGCGGACGACGGCCTTCTGGCCGGCGATGGCGGTGAGCTCGTCAACGGCCACATCCAGCACCTTGATGTTCTGGATGGCGTCGCCGACGCCCATGTTGATGACGATCTTCTGCAGGCGGGGCACCTGCATGGCGGAGGAGAAGGCGAACTCCTCCTTGAGCTTCGACACCACCTCCTGGTGGTAGCGAGCCTTGACGCGGGGCTCCGCGTGGCCTTGCGTGGCAGTCATGGATTCCTCCATTTCCGAGGGGCGGCTATGCCCCAGGGGTTCGGGAGAGCGGGGGGGCTTGGGACGGCGGTCCGGCCCGTTTCCCCCCAACCTCGGTTGTCATGGCGCGGAATGCGCCGTGGATGCCCGCCCCGCGCACGGGGCAGAACGACCATCCTCCCACGAAAGCAGGAGGATGGAAAGCGATTTACTGAGGACGCTTGCGGGTGCCCTTGCCGGTCTTGGGATCCAGGATCATGACGTTGGAGGCGTGGATGGACGCTTCCTTCTCGATGATCCCACCGCCCTCGCCGGTCTGGGGGTTGGGCTTGGTGGCCTTCTTGATGATGTTGAGGCCGGCCACGACGACGCGGTTGGAGGCGGGGCTGACCTTGGTGACGGTGCCCGTTTTGCCCTTTTCCTTGCCGGCGATGACGACGACCTGGTCGCCCTTCTTGAGCTTCATCTTGGTGGTGGTGGCTTCCATTACAGCACCTCAGGGGCGAGGGAGACGATCTTCATGTACTTCCGCTCGCGCAGCTCACGGGCCACGGGGCCGAACACGCGGGTGCCGACGGGCTCGCCATCCTTCTTGATGATGACGGCGGCGTTCTCGTCGAAGCGGATGTACGAGCCATCCTTGCGGCGGTAGGCCTTGCGCTGGCGGACGATCACGGCCTGGACGACGGCCTTCTTCTTGACGGTGCCGCCGGGGATCGCTTCCTTGACGGAGGCGGTGATCACGTCGCCAAGCTGGGCGATCTTGCCCACACCACCGCCCAGGGGCAGGATGCAGCAGATCTTCTTGGCGCCGGAGTTGTCGGCGACGGTGAGCATGGTTCCCATCTGGATCATTGGAGCTCCTTACTCGCCGGCCTTCTGGACGATCTCGAGGACGGCCCAGCGCTTGCGCTTGGAAAGGGGGCGGGTCTCCACGATCTTGACCACGTCGCCGATGGAGCAGGCGTTGGTCTCGTCGTGGGCCATGAACTTGGCGGTCTGCTTGACGGTGCGGTGGTAGAGCGGGTGCTGGAACTTGCGCTCCACCTTCACCACCACGGTCTTGTCGGCCTTATTGGAGACCACCACGCCGTTACGGGTCATCTTGTTTTCGAGGCTCATGGGATCTCCTAGGCCAGCTTGGTAGCCAGGGCGGTTTTGACACGGGCGAGCTCACGGCGAGTCTTGCGGATCTCGGCGGTGTTCTCGACCTGGCCCACGGCGTGCTGGAAGCGGAGGGTGAAGCGCTTGGCGGCCAGTTCGGCTTCCAGCTGCGCGAGTTCCTCGACGCTCTTGCCGGTCAAATCGGAAAAGGGGTTCTTCTTGGTCATGGCTCTCACTCCTCCGGCGGCGTGCGCGTGATGAACTCGGACGCCACGGACAGCTTCATCTGGGCCAGGCGCAGGGCCTCGCGCGCGATCTCCTCGGTGACGCCTTCCATCTCGAAGAGGATGCGTCCGGGGCGGATCACCGCCACCCAGCCGTCCGGAGCCCCCTTGCCGGAACCCATGCGGGTTTCCGCGGGCTTCGAGGTGGTGGGACGGTCGGGGAAGATGCGGATCCAGATCTTGCCGCCGCGCTTGATGTGGCGGGTCATGGCGATACGGGCGGCTTCGATCTCACGGTTGGTGAGCCAGCAGTGCTCCATCGCCTTGAGGCCGAAATCGCCGAAGGCGAGATCGTTGCCGCGGGTGGCGATGCCGCGGGTGCGGCCCTTCTGGACTTTGCGGTTCTTGACCTTCTTGGGCATCAACATGGATTCACCTCAGCGCTTCACGGTCTCGGCGACCAGGTCACCCAGGTTCACCCAGACCTTAATGCCGATGATCCCGTAGGTCGTGTGGGCTTCGGCAAAACCGTAGTCAACGCCCGCGCGGATGGTCTGCAGGGGCATCTGGCCGGAGAGGTAGTCCTCGGTCCGGGCGATCTCGGCGCCGTTCAGGCGGCCGGAGACCTTGATCTTGAAGCCCTTGGCACCGAAGCGGATCGCGGCCTCCTCCGCCTTGCGCATGGCGCGGCGGAAGGCGATGCGGCGCTCGAGCTGCTGGGCGACGCCCTCGGCCACGAGCTGGGCATCGACCTCAGGCTTCTTGATCTCCTGGATGTCGACGGACACGGGACGGTTCAGGCGCTTCTGGAGATCCTCGCGGAGCTTGTCGATCTCGGCACCCTTGCGGCCGATGACGATGCCGGGGCGGGCGGTGTAGATGCGCACGGTGACCTTGTCGGCGGCGCGCTCGATGTCGATCTTCGAGATCATCGCGTTCAGGCTGTGCAGCTGCTTCTTCAGTTCGCGGCGGAGCTTGATGTCCTCATGAAGCAACATGGCGTAGTCCCGCTTGGAGAACCACTTGCTGTGCCAGTTCTTCTGGTAGATGAGACGGAACCCGTACGGGTGGACCTTCTGACCCATGACTACTCCTCCCCGGCCGCGGACGCGAGCTGGATGGTGATGTGGCAGGTGCGCTTCTGGACCCGGTAGGCGCGACCCATGGGCGCAGGGCGGACGCGCTTCATGCGGAAGCCTTCGTCCACGAACGCGGTCTGCACCAGAAGCTGGTCCGGATTGACGGAGGGATTCTTGTCGATGGCGTTGGCCACGGCGGAATCGAGCAGCTTGCGGATGGGGGCGGCGGCGTACTTCTTGGCCTGCGCGAGCACCCACTGGGCCTCGCCGACGTGCTTGCCGCGGATCAGGTCCACCACGAGGCGGGCCTTCTGGGCCGAACCGCGCAGGTGGCGAACGGTGGCGGTGGAAACGATATCAGCCATCGCTACTTCCCCTTCGCCTTGGTGTCGGCCTTGCCAGCATGACCCTTGAAGGTGCGGGTCAGGGCGAATTCGCCCAGCTTGTGGCCGATCATGTTCTCGGTGACATACACAGGAATGAACTTGTTGCCGTTGTGAACGGCGAGGGTCAGTCCGATCATCTGCGGGACGACCGTGGACCGGCGGGACCAGGTCTTGATCACGCGCTTGTCGTTGGCGGCCGAGGCGACTTCCACCTTCTTCTGGAGGTGGGCGTCAATGAACGGGCCTTTTTTCAGGGATCGTGCCATTGTCGTGTCTCCTAGTTGATCCGCTTGACGATGAACTTGTCCGTGCGACGGTTGCCACGGGTCTTGTATCCGCGAGTCGGCTGACCCCAGGGCGTCACGGGGTGACGGCCACCGGAGGTGCGACCCTCGCCACCACCATGCGGGTGGTCGACGGGGTTCATGACCACGCCGCGGACGGTCGGGCGGATGCCCTTCCAGCGGGTGCGGCCGGCCTTGCCGATCTGGATGTTCTCGTGCTGCAGGTTGCCGACGGTGCCGATGGTCGCGTAGCAGTCCAGGTGGATCTTGCGGATCTCACCGGAGGGCATGCGGAGCTGGGCGTAGTCGTCTTCCTTGGCCACGAGCTGGGCGAAGGTGCCGGCGGCGCGGGCGATCTGGCCACCCTTGCCGGGCTTCATCTCGATGTTGTGGACGGTGTTGCCGACCGGGATGTTCCGCAGGGGGAGCGCGTTACCCACCAGGATGTCGGCGTTCTTGCCGGCCACCACGGTGCGGCCCACTTCCAGGCCATCGGGGGCCAGGATGTAGCGCTTCTCGCCGTCGGCGTAGACCAGCAGAGCGATGCGGGCGGTGCGGTTGGGGTCGTACTCGATGGTCGCGACCTTGGCCGGCACTTCCAGCTTGTTGCGCTTGAAGTCGATGATGCGGTACTGGCGCTTGTGGCCACCGCCGATGTGGCGGGTGGTGATCCGGCCGGTGTTGGAGCGGCCTCCAGTGCGGTTCCTCTTGGCAATCAACGAACGCTCAGGCGTGTCCGTGGTGATTTCCTCGAAGCCGAACTTGGACATGCCGCGCTGACCGGGGGTCGTGGGCTTGAGCTGCTTGATGCTCATGGTTGTCCTCTTGCCTCAGGGTTGAAAGGGGCGGGCGATAGTGGGCAAAGCTTTTCCGTCCGCCGGAGTGAATCGAGTTCGCCTTACTCGGACGCGGGAGCGCCCTCGGCGAGTTCGACATAGGCCTTCTTGCGGGGATTGGAGGTCCCGACAAAGCGGCCCAGGCGCTTGGTCCGGCTGGGGATCCGCACGGTGCGGATGGCCTTCACCTTGGACTGGAGCAGGAGCTCCACAGCTTCCTTGATCTGGTGCTTGGTGGCCCAGGTGGCCACCTCGAACACCTGGATGTTCTTCTCGCGCAGGATCTGGCCCTTCTCGGTGAGGAGGGGCTTGCGGATCACGTCAAAGATCTTGGTCATGGCTTCACCACCTCCTGGAGGGCCAGGACGGCTTCCTTGGAGAAGATCACCTGGTCGTACTTGAGGAGCTCATAGACGTTCACGCCCAGGCTCTCGACGGTCTGCAGCTTCGGGTTGTTGCCGGCGGCCAGCGTGAGCTTCTCGCTGGCCTCGGTGCCGACCAGAAGGGCGGAACCGGTGACGCCGAGCTTGCCGAGGGTCTGGACCAGGGACTTGGTCTTGTGGGAGGCCACATCCCAGTTCTCGACCACC contains these protein-coding regions:
- the rplR gene encoding 50S ribosomal protein L18, with amino-acid sequence MANEIQIRRDKVKARIRGRVSGTPERPRLTIYKSLKRIYVQAVDDTKGITLASASSLEKDLRASLKNGANIEAAKAVGASIAARLKEKGITSVVFDRNGYVYHGRVKALADSAREAGLQF
- the rplF gene encoding 50S ribosomal protein L6, encoding MSRIGKKPVTLPKGVKVTVAGSEAVVEGAKGKLSCPIPAGITLDIQADSVVLSRVNDEPQNRAFHGLTRALLGNAVTGVTEGWKKELDIVGVGYKAAMEGAKLKLELGYSHPINYEAPEGIQMAVEKTTHIVVTGIDRQLVGQVAADIRKFRKPEPYKGKGVKYTGEVIRRKAGKTGK
- the rpsH gene encoding 30S ribosomal protein S8, with the protein product MNTDPIADYLTRIRNGIMAGHDAVVVPASKIKAGLCGILKQEGYIHSFKQVEHEGREYLIVNLKYVKDKENVIHGLRRVSRPGLRIYTGAQDITDVHGGLGIAILSTPKGLLTGKDAKKQNVGGEVLAHVW
- a CDS encoding type Z 30S ribosomal protein S14; protein product: MAKISKIVKDSRKPKFSTQHRNRCKCCGRPRGYMRKFELCRLCFRKFALNGELPGVQKSSW
- the rplE gene encoding 50S ribosomal protein L5, giving the protein MTATQGHAEPRVKARYHQEVVSKLKEEFAFSSAMQVPRLQKIVINMGVGDAIQNIKVLDVAVDELTAIAGQKAVVRKAKKSVAQFKLRAGMPIACMVTLRGPRMWEFFDRLVTLSLPRVRDFRGVPTKSFDGRGNYTLGLKDQLIFQEIDYSKVDKMKGMNITFVTTAANDAEARALLAHLGMPFRK
- the rplX gene encoding 50S ribosomal protein L24; the encoded protein is MKLKKGDQVVVIAGKEKGKTGTVTKVSPASNRVVVAGLNIIKKATKPNPQTGEGGGIIEKEASIHASNVMILDPKTGKGTRKRPQ
- the rplN gene encoding 50S ribosomal protein L14, translated to MIQMGTMLTVADNSGAKKICCILPLGGGVGKIAQLGDVITASVKEAIPGGTVKKKAVVQAVIVRQRKAYRRKDGSYIRFDENAAVIIKKDGEPVGTRVFGPVARELRERKYMKIVSLAPEVL
- the rpsQ gene encoding 30S ribosomal protein S17, whose amino-acid sequence is MSLENKMTRNGVVVSNKADKTVVVKVERKFQHPLYHRTVKQTAKFMAHDETNACSIGDVVKIVETRPLSKRKRWAVLEIVQKAGE
- the rpmC gene encoding 50S ribosomal protein L29, whose translation is MTKKNPFSDLTGKSVEELAQLEAELAAKRFTLRFQHAVGQVENTAEIRKTRRELARVKTALATKLA
- the rplP gene encoding 50S ribosomal protein L16; translated protein: MLMPKKVKNRKVQKGRTRGIATRGNDLAFGDFGLKAMEHCWLTNREIEAARIAMTRHIKRGGKIWIRIFPDRPTTSKPAETRMGSGKGAPDGWVAVIRPGRILFEMEGVTEEIAREALRLAQMKLSVASEFITRTPPEE
- the rpsC gene encoding 30S ribosomal protein S3 — its product is MGQKVHPYGFRLIYQKNWHSKWFSKRDYAMLLHEDIKLRRELKKQLHSLNAMISKIDIERAADKVTVRIYTARPGIVIGRKGAEIDKLREDLQKRLNRPVSVDIQEIKKPEVDAQLVAEGVAQQLERRIAFRRAMRKAEEAAIRFGAKGFKIKVSGRLNGAEIARTEDYLSGQMPLQTIRAGVDYGFAEAHTTYGIIGIKVWVNLGDLVAETVKR
- the rplV gene encoding 50S ribosomal protein L22, producing MADIVSTATVRHLRGSAQKARLVVDLIRGKHVGEAQWVLAQAKKYAAAPIRKLLDSAVANAIDKNPSVNPDQLLVQTAFVDEGFRMKRVRPAPMGRAYRVQKRTCHITIQLASAAGEE
- the rpsS gene encoding 30S ribosomal protein S19 — protein: MARSLKKGPFIDAHLQKKVEVASAANDKRVIKTWSRRSTVVPQMIGLTLAVHNGNKFIPVYVTENMIGHKLGEFALTRTFKGHAGKADTKAKGK
- the rplB gene encoding 50S ribosomal protein L2, yielding MSIKQLKPTTPGQRGMSKFGFEEITTDTPERSLIAKRNRTGGRSNTGRITTRHIGGGHKRQYRIIDFKRNKLEVPAKVATIEYDPNRTARIALLVYADGEKRYILAPDGLEVGRTVVAGKNADILVGNALPLRNIPVGNTVHNIEMKPGKGGQIARAAGTFAQLVAKEDDYAQLRMPSGEIRKIHLDCYATIGTVGNLQHENIQIGKAGRTRWKGIRPTVRGVVMNPVDHPHGGGEGRTSGGRHPVTPWGQPTRGYKTRGNRRTDKFIVKRIN
- a CDS encoding 50S ribosomal protein L23 — translated: MTKIFDVIRKPLLTEKGQILREKNIQVFEVATWATKHQIKEAVELLLQSKVKAIRTVRIPSRTKRLGRFVGTSNPRKKAYVELAEGAPASE